GTAGTAATGATGACGGTGATAATGATGGCGGTGATGACGATGACGATGATAGCGACTCCAGCGGCAGTGACTCTGGTGACACAGTAACAGCGACGGCCACACCGACAGTAACGGAACCGACGCCCGGTGACACCCCTACAATGACTACGGAAACTGAACACTCGACTGGGACAGACACCAAGCAGTCAACCCCGACCCAGACCAGTAGTGGTGGGCCAGCAATCACGCCGAACGTGACGGACACACCGTCTCAGACCGCGGCCACAGACACTGTCGAGCCGTCTGGCGGCTCACCCACGAATCTGCTTATTGCCGGGAGCATGATCGTCGCTGTTCTCGGTGGGATCATCATCTATCGTCGGTTGTAGAAGCGATTCCAAGACACACGACACGTTCTCACCTCGCTGACCGGCTCAATTGGATGGCGTCTATAGCCTCCATGTGAAGAGGCACTGGCAACTTCCCCACCGTCGATGATCTCGTTCGGTTACCATCGGCTCGTCGATTCCGTCCTTCGACGCCACACTCGTCAGGGCGATGGAACCGAACGCCCCGCCACCGATGACTCGCTGGCAGGCGGTAGACGAACTCCAGCAGGCCGGTGTGTCAGTGTTCGTCTCGATGTCGACCACATACCCGCCGATGGGCGAAGACGACTTTCACGAGCTACTCAGCTACTTTAGAGCGCTCGGTGAGGTCGTCGGTTCTGGCAGCTCCCCGTCCTCGGTTGCCTCGGACCAATCGCCAATACAGTGCCAGCGCTGTTCGCACCCGGGACAGTACGGCGAGCCCGTGCCCCAGCGTTGTGTCGGGAGGTCGAGACCCTGGCTAACACTTATTTCCGAAGACAGGCAATTTTTGCGTGGAAGGAACACTGTCACACGCTCCTTCCATCCCCTTTCCATGCCTGATGACACGCGAAGTCTCGGTCGCTGCCCAAACTGCGACGAGCGTATCACAACTCCGTGGCTGCTGGTTGAATACGAGAAAGACGATGGTACGGAGAGTATCTGGGCCGAGTGTCCAATGTGTGAAGATGTCGTTGCACCAGAGTAGTTCCGAACTCCCAGACTCGCGTTCTTCAGTCTGAGAGGCTTCGAGAAGTGACTAACCAACATTCAGAGTGGATTGTACGCCAGTGTTGGTTAGCCCCAGCGTAGCAGGTTTTGAGAAGATCCAGAAGCCGAAACAACAATTGTAGCCGTTGATAGTAGCGTACTGGCGTCCATACCGACGGTTGACTGAGTATTACAATAGGGGCCCGTCACGGTGCCTGCGTGCGGTGTCAACGCAGGCCCGGAGTATCATGCTCACCGCTGCGATGTCAGAACCATTCAGTGTACTCGCCACAGTGGGTACACTCGGCACGGGTACGCCACTCGTCCCCGTGCTCGTGATCAACCGGTGCAACCTTGACTACCCGGATGTCGATGGAGCCACACTGTGGACATTGCCCCGGAATTTCCGCGTTAGCCACGCTGAACTATTGCCCCCATGAATGGTCCAGTCGTGACTAAGTAATGATAGTTACGCTGCAGAAACATTGATTGAGTGATGGATAAGTTAGCAAGTATAAGAGTTCATGACAGCCACTATCGATTACTGTGGGCATGGGGCTTTTTCAGAGAGTGTGAAACGGCTACGCTGTGGCCTGTGTATCCCTCATCCGAAGCGACGAGCGAGTTCATAAGCGACGGTAGTAGGAACAGTGATTGCGAGAATCACGAATGCGATCTCATCGACAGTCGGACCGGACTGCGTGAGCGAACTGTAGAATATCAAAGCGCCAGTAGCAAGCACCCCGACAACAGTTGATACGTATTCTGGGTCTGTCCACTGACTCGGAGGGTCTCTGGAGGGCATATGAGGAAGCTGTGTTTGTGTGGCGGGTAACGTTTTTGCAGTCTCCCTGTCCGTACGAATCCCGGCGTACATGGACCACCTGTACTGGCTGTTGCAGCGATAAATAGAGTTGCTGTATCTATAACAGCCGTTCTGTGTCTGAGATGATATCGTTCGCTTCGTCACGCGTGCGTTTTGCGGCCTCCTGAGCGTAGCCTTCGTGGGTTGTCTCGATAGACTTGTGCCGGAGTACGTCCTGTGCCAGCTGTGGATTCTCGCGATAAATCTCCCGCCCGAGGCCACGACGGGCGCCGTGTGGCTTTAGTGGTTCCTCGAACTCATAGTCGGCCCACTCACAGAGATCGGCGAGGATATTTCGAGCCGACTGTGTGGTGATCGACGGCGTGGGATCAAGCGCTTTCGCAGCGTTGTCGAGTCTGGGGAAGACGGCCTCATTCTCGTCAGGTTCTCGAAGTTGCTTCCAGCGCCGGAGCGGGCGAAGCGCGTCGTCAAGGATCGGTGCAGACTCGCGGGTGCGATTCTTGCCGAACACCTGCATTGTGCCAGCCTCTAGATCGACATGACGCCACCGGAGGCCGTTCCGTTCCTCGTCATCAGAAACAGCGACGAGCTCCGCGCTGCGAGCACCGGAGTAGGCGAGCAGGAAGACGAGTGCCTGGTCACGGTAGGCCGCCGTGCGGTCGATGTCGTCGCTTTCGCCGGCCTCATCGACACGGGCGGTGGCTGTCGCACAGATAGCGTCGCGGTCTCGTGCGGTCCAGTATTGCTGGTCTGTTTCAGTCTCGTCAGTCGGGAGTGGGCCTTCGGCGTGGTTGGTCTTGGCCGGGTTCGTCGGAATTAGGCCCTCGTAGACGGCCCACGTGAGGAACGAGCGGACGTAGGCGAAGTAGCGTCGGGCGGTTTCTGGTGAGATATCGTCTCTGTCGTCGGCCCGGGCCAGGTCACGAGCGTACTGCCGACAAAGGTCGTCGTCGATGTCTTTGGGACTGGAGATACCGTGCTGGTCCCGGGACCAAGCTGCGAACTTCCGCAGCACGCTGGCGACGTTCGTTTGGTAGCGCCCGGAGTCGATATCGACGAGTCGTTTCTCGATGGCTACTTCGAGGGCATCACCCCCGGGAGTAGCGTCGTATGCAGGCGGAAGCCGATCCATGCTTCCCGTACAGCGGCGGTCCGGGTAAAACTGGTGTTGCTTACTGACATAATACAAACCTATCTACAAAGCCAGAATATCGCCGTCTCAGGCACTCTGTGCGTGAATATTCGGGATTTCTGTGTCTGATAAAGTCTATATAGCTATATCAATCTGCCCCAAATTCTGACCTCTAAGAAACAACATATTAGCATAGATCGTGCAGGAGACCAAGATGGACTCTGATGCGTGAGGATTTAGACGTCTCAGCGGTTACAGTGGGCTGAGAATGAAGTAAGATTGGTTCATGATAGGTTATACTTTAATACCTGCGAATAAATAACAAATATGTGACTAATAGTTTTGATAAGCTAGGGGGCGAATATCTGCGTATCAAGTTGGCCCTTGTAGTATGGGCATTTGTTACAGTTGCTGCTACCCTGATAGTGGAGATGTTCATCAAGAATGTATTTGGTTTAGTTCTATCTCTGATAGTAGGAATTATATTCGCGTTCGTCACATACCGAGGAATTTAGATTTTCTTGACTTCCGATCTGACCTTCCCAAAGTGATCAACTTCATGATCGCACATTTATCCAGCTTGGTTACCTTCCGAACTGTTGAGAGGACTTCTTTGGTTTTCTCGTGAAGCGGTTCGAATGCTCTTGCACAGGTCGCGGCTGTGTGGGTCATCGTGATAGCTGATGACCCACACGCCACTCAGCCATTCATGGAAATTGACGGTTACAACAGTGCGTTCGTTCAGTTATCCGTCGAATCACACGCATTAGGAGCGTCATTCTGGACTACATATATGAGTCTTAGACAAGCATCTTAGATAACTGTCTTAGCTAACTATCTTAGATAAGACTCTTAGATTAGTTGTCTGACGAAGTTACTTATCTTAGAGAGACACAGAAGAACATATGCTGAGCTACACAGTGTACTCTGAAGCTGGGGGCGTCGGCAAGACATCGCTGACCGCGAACCTCGCCGTCGCACACGCCCGGGCCGGTCTCGATGTCCTGACCATCCCACTCGATCCACAGGATGGTGACCTCTCCAGACTGCTGGGTGTCGACGACGACCGCGCCGACAGTAGCGCCGACAACCTCGTCCGGCATATGGTAAACAGCCCCCGAGGACCGTTCGAGGATCTCATTTGTACCGCCGACGGCGTTGACGTCGTCCCAGAGCACAATATGCTTTCGGACCTCTCGGACCACCTGTCCCGTGAGCAAGACAAAGCTGAGGATCTCGGCGACGCGTACAACATCTACGCGCAGTTGCAGCGTGTACTTCGTGATGCCGGCGTTGCCGACAAGTACGACATCCTCATCTGTGACCCACCGGCAACTGAGTCGGACCACCTCTACAACGCAATCTACGCGACGCGGAATCTCGTCATCCCCGTCGAACCTTCCTGGAAGGGGCAGGCCAGTGTCGAGGGGCTTGCCGAACTCGCTAGTAACTTCGCTGACCAGCTCAATATCGATGTCGGCGTCCTCGGCGCCGTCCCGAACGGTGTCAAAAACACGAGCGACCAGCGCGAGATGCTCGATGACATCGAGTTCGCCACGCCAGAGACCATCGGCGACAGGACATCGCTCATGGAAGGCTGCTGGAAGCAGCAGTGCTCTGCATTCCGATATGTCCAAGAGCATCGCGACCGCCGCCGCGACTACGAGGTCGAGACGCTTGCTCAGTTTGACCGTCTCGCCCGGTTCTTTGAGGCCGAAGCCGGCGTCGATGCACCGAGTCCGCCCGAGCCCGGCGCACTGGAGGAAACAGCATGACGGGCTTCAAGAGCGGTGCGAGTAATGACGACCCGCTCGGCAACGATGATGATAGCGACGGAGACGACAACGATACGCCGGCGATGACCGACGCGGAGATATCTATAGAGTCAGACACCGATGTCACGGAAGAGCCGTCTACGTCAAGCCTGCCGTGGATCTACGCGCGCAATGGAATTACCGATGGCCGCGCCCGGACCGTGCAGCTCCACCTGCAGCAATCGACTCTCGATAAGGAGCAAGCCGCGCTGCGAGACGTCGATATCACTGAATCAGTTAATAAAGCCGACCTCCGCGAAGCAGCGTATTTAGTGGGTCTTGCCAATTTAGACGCCGTCGCCGGCCAGTTACGGGAGTGGGGCTACGACGCAGAGTAACCAAGGGATATCTTGGAAAAATATACACCGGTCTCTCAGTTGCGGCAGTATGTACAGGACGATCAAAGCCGGCGCTGGCTTCGTGTTCGTTGGGACAATCGGCGTAATTGTCGAACAGACAATTTTGAGCACCAGTATCGAAGTTACCTCCGGACCGTTTTCAGGCGCAATCAGGGCCGTGGCGGCGCTGCCACAACTGAGTATCGTCGCCGGGTGTGCAGTTATACTGGCCTCTGTTTTGACAGATTGATTTATCAGAACCGGAAGCTCCTACTCTGGCAGCTCGCAGCAGACGGACGCTCGTTCTGTGGTATCCAGTTTATCGCTCGGGAGCGTGACTTGCAGGACGCTTCTATCGACGAGCAAGTCCAAGCCTTCGTCGACGATATGCTCTCTGACGGAAAGGTCCGGCCAGAGTACGACGCGATGGCGGACTGGGAAGCCCTGGAAGCGAACCACGGCGACACCGCCGACCAGTACCTCTAGACCAGACTCCGCCGCAGGGCGATTTTGTGCTGCCTCAGTGGCTGGAGGCTTTCCAGTATGTTGCCGACAGACGAACCACCGTTTGACCCGATCTTCGTCGATGAACCGCTGCTGATCCCAAACTACAAAGAGACGATCATCAGCAAAGTCGGCTTACCGTTCTACGCCGACGTTGACCGCCCCGATGAAGTGCCCGCTGATGAGCGCGAGCGAACCATCGACCTCGCAGAACGAATCCTGCGCGCCGGCGGCGTCCGAACCGGCTTCGGGCACCACGAAGAAGTCCGAACCTCGATGGAGTCGTGGGCTCCCAATGCCGACGAGGAACGCGACGCTGACCCCGGCTACTGGCGGTCGTCAGTTCTCTTGATGTCTCCCCAAGGGATGAACTTCGGACAGCTGGACGGCGAACCCGAACAAAAGCACAAGAAGGCCAAGACCGTGCTTGCGTGGGCCGCCGACTGTATCGACAGTGACGTCCTTCAGGAGATCGAGCGGTCCCAAGCCGAGGATATCAAGCAAGCGTGGCGCGACGCCGCAGAAGCCGAACTGATCCAACGTGAGATCGAGCAGTTCGCCGAGGTCCCGCCAGACAAACTCGACGGGTGGACGAAACTTGACGCCAACCACGACGCTGTCAAGGTCGCATACGTTGCTGACAACCATGGGACGCCGTCGGTCGCGGCCGTCTTTGAAGGCGCTGACAGCGAGTTGGAGGCGCTTGAGTTCACGCTGGAAGAGTGGCAAGAGAACGACGGCAATCCTCGCGAGGCCCGGCTGAACCGGTACTGCGTCACCACTGACGGTGACGGGGCCTACGCCCAACTCCGGTCGCATCTGCTGTCCTTCGAGGTCGAGCCGATGGAGCTACTCGAAGTGTAGGTCATTTCTGCGCTGAGTATGGTCACATCTCAGGTTCACCACACCGTGTTTCGAGTGTAAACACTACTTCCGTCTGGTGGTTTTTCACCGGAAACGGTGGTGTGTGCACGCGTGAGCAGTAGTCATTTGATGGTGGCAGTACTGGATCGAATATGTCGTTCAGTGTCAACTGGCATACGCTGTTGGAGGAGGCTGATGAACTCCCATCTGATGCAGTGCTGGTGACGCCACTCTCACATACGCCGTTCCGGATCAGTGAGACACAGGAACACCGAATCATCGTCGACTACGTGGAAAAGGATGAGACACGACCACTCCAACGCGAGCAGTTCGAGACGCTGTTTCGGCGGGTGCATGACGAACCAAATCAGGAGTTCGCTCTTGACCGATTGCCACCCGATGCCGAGCCGTTCGCTACGGTCTGGTCGCTTCATCCACGAATAGAGATTGACGAAGACGCCGGTATCATCCGACAAAGCGACCTCGAAACCACGACACAGATCGCCACGACCGGCGATGAGGATGAAGGAACCGAGCGGACTGAGCCGGATCTGCAAGTGTACAGCGACGCACTTCTATTGACCGACGCCCTTGAGCGCCACGACGTCGACACGTTTGGGGATATCGAGACGGATACGCTCGTGGACCTGTACACGATGCTGTCGGATGTCCAGCGGAGTGCCAACGACCTTCGGAAAGAGGTCGCTGACGTCATCCTGAGTCGGCTCCATCACGACCAGCCAGTCAGCGGACAGTTTGGCTCCGTCCAGCGGACCGCACGTCGCCAACGCTCACTCAAAGACGATGAGACTGTGCTGAACGCGCTGGAAGCCGCCGGTATCAACCGGGAGCGCGTGACGAGTGTTGATCGGGACAAGGTGGACGACGCACTCGACGTGACCGAGCTGTCCGAGACGGATCTGTACGACATTGAGAGTACCGAGTACGTCCGCAAAGCCGATGTTGACGAGGAGACCAAAGAGACCCGGCTTCAGGGACTGAAAGATCGCCTTGTCGCCAGCGATGCTGATAATGAGGAAGTTCAGCAGCTCCAAGACGAGATTGCAGAACTCGAAGACCGCATCGAGGAGCTGACCTCCTTTGAATCCGGAGCTTCGTATCACACTTCTTCAGCGACCGAATGAGCGCTCATCGGCTGTCTGCTTGTAGTAGTCTGTTGTCGCCTCAGGTGAGCAAATCACACTAGGTGTAGCTGTTCTATCGGTTTGAACTGTCAGCAACAAAAACTCAGGCTCAGACACACACACCAGATTTTGAGTAAGGATTATACGATTAGTGTCGTAGAAGACGAGATAACTTGATCTGGAGTAAGTTCTTTACTCCAAACTAGGTGTGTTCCTCTAGTCTAGTTGTTCTAGTAAGTAGTAGTGTAGTCCGCGTAGAGACAACGAACGTGTCGCCACAACCTTCTATGTCGCTTCTCTCTGCCCCGGCCTACTTGTCCTTCTTACTCCAAACTAGGTGTGTGTCCCCCTCCATCTTACTCAAAATCTGGTGTGGGCCAGCTAAGTTTTGTGTAAGAAGGAAATCCTGATATCTGTCTTTTCACTTGGTTTCCTGGGCGTCTTACTCATAATCAGGTACCTAAGTTTTATTTCGCTGACTGCTGTCTAACTCTAATAATGGATAGCGAGGACGGGTCAGAGACACTCCATAGCGTATTTGATAGTGTCGATAAGAGCGGAGGAAGAATCTTTGAGCAACGTGAGATCCTTCAAATTGACTACGTACCCAGTGAAAAACGAATCGTCGGGCGGGATGAACAGATAGAGAAAGTTGCTGAGGAGATTGGGCCAATTGTCGTCGGGAAGCCGCCGAATTCGATCATCATCTACGGGAAAACCGGATGTGGGAAGTCACTCGTCGCAAAGCACGTCTCCAAGATTGCTCGGGAAGAAGCTGAAAACCGGGATGTGAAGCTTGCTACAGGATATATTAATTGTCAGCAGGCAAAGGGTAACTCTGACGCTCTGAGCAAATACGGTCGTGCAATCAACCCACCAGAAAGCGGTGTAAAGTTTCCGGCACGCGGGATTTCAGAGAACGAGTACTTTGAACGGGTGTGGTCGGTCCTGAACGAATTTTATGACGCTGCAATCATTGTCTTAGACGAGGTTGACAAACTCAATAACGACGATCTTTTGATGGCCTTGTCAAGAGCCGGGGAAGACGGGAGTGTTGACGTTCCAATTGGAGTGATAGCGGTATCAAACAAAATCAACTATCGGGACAAAATGAGCGAACGGACAAAGAGTTCATTCGGCCATAACGAGTTTATTTTTGAACCCTATGATGCGGAGCAAATTCGAGAGATACTTCAAAATCGGACCGATGCCTTCGTTGACGGCGTCCTTGAGGAGGGAGTCATTCCTCGTGCTGCGGCACTGAGCGCCAAGGAACATGGAGACGCACGAAAGGCTATGCGCCTCCTCCGATATGCTGGTGACCAAGCGAACAAGGAGAACGCTGAGCGAGTAAAAGAGTCACACCTTTCGGATGCACGCGCCTCAGCAGAGTCTGACCGGTTGCTTGAATTGATTTCTGGGCTTCCGCCCCATAGCAAGCATGTTCTAGTCGCGCTAGCGAACCTCAGTCAGAACCACCCAGACCGAGAATGGTTCCGGACGATGCGAATACGCGAGATGTATCTCAATATTTGTGATCAGAGTGGGGCAGACCCGCTTTCAACAGAACGGACCCGACAGCTACTCAACGAACTCTGCTTCTTAGAGATCGCAGGGAGTCGACGAGGGACTGGAGAGGGGAAAGGGCACTATAGCCAGTACACTCTCCTGTGGGACGCAGATATCGTCCTCACACTTGAAACCTGAATTACAGTCTCTTTCTCCGGCAAGGCGAATTCCTTGGGGTTGCGCTCATTTCGTGAGACGTAACCAGAACTCGCTACGTGCCCAGCTACCCCAGCTGTTCTCATCAAAACTCTATTTTTTGGCCCCCAGTCGGGTGCGGGGCGGTCCAGTGAGAGCGTCCCGACAGTACCCATGGCATCGAAGACCACAAACAGCGATCAGACCGGAGAACAGCAATCAGCATCCAGCGAAGCGCAGTTCCCAGACCTCACAGTCCACGCCGAGGGGACCGCAGATCGACTTCGGCGTGTGAATGAACCCGGGAAGGCCGATTGTCTCGAAACAGTCGAGGTCGAGCTAGCTGTCGAGTACGATATCGCCTCCTACGACGAGTGGCGCAGTCTCGTCGACCCAGACTACGCCATACACGGACGGACCGTTGAGAAGGGCACGATTATCGACGACCTGCTTGACAGACTTGAAGGCCACTACCGCCGGCAGTCGTCCTCTAGGTATGAAGCCCCGGACTGGAATCTCACGGTGACCGGCTCGGCGACTGCTTGGCGACGACTCTTGATGGAATTTTCCCAGATGCGAGGTTCAGATTCCGACCGTGCCCACAAAGGCACCCTTCGTCTCAAACGGTTGCTCGCCGCAGACCTCGTAGACACAGGCGCAGCGCTGGCTGCCCTCGAACTCATCAACCAGTACGATCTGGACAGATCAACGGACACGTTCATCGCAGAAGTGACGGACAGCACGGACGGCGAGTAGCCAACTCGTCGTGTCTTGGTCTCGGCTCTTACCAAAGACAGTGAAACACTGGTATCTGTCTCGGGGTTGGTAGATTGGGCTGTGCAAGATGCACAGCGCGAGTCTTACACCAACCCCGCTCTGGATTACAGAGAATCCGAATCAGCGGCACAGAAGTGCTACTTCTTGCGTTTCTAGGGTTCTAATCCATATTCCCCTGGATCATACTCACCAAGAACGGGAACAGATAGTATCAGTGTTCCACACACAGCCAGAGAAACCCCAGAACATATCTACACTGAGCGGGCCTACAGTGGCCGGACTACTGCCCGGGTTAGAGAGTACGATAGTCATTATTGCCCCGCATACACCAAGAATTGGGAGTCGGTAATGGTGGATTTTTGCCAATATTCGGAGCACGTTTCAACAGTTTCTGCAATTTCCAATCGTAATATTGTTTTTGTATACTCAAACCACACCTCGGATAGCCGGGCTAATTCAGCAGATTAGGAATAGTATGGCTGCCATCGTCGTGCTGACTGTACCCTCTGAGTCGGTCACCGCGTTTATGACAGAAATGGCAGGAGTCCGTTGAGAGACTGCTGAATAGAAGGCGCGTATCCCGCAACGGAAGTCACACCGCAGCCCGCACAGTCGAGGGAACTGATGAGAAGTAGTCACGACGGTACGAATAGCCGGAACGGACGAAAAAACCGGGCCAGAGCGCGCCGGGTGTTGTCCCTGACGAACGCCCACGCCCCGATTTTCGACTCGTCGAGGTGCCACTGACCGCCGTCCCTGTAGGCGGTGTCCGCCTGCTCGTGGTAGTCCAGTGCCTCGCGGACACGTGACTCGGTCATATCACAGGCATCAGCGAGTTCCGGGACCGTCTTCGGACCGTCCTTCAGTTCCTCGGCGACGAGGTGGCCGACCTGCATCGACAGAAACACTTCGCTGGAATCGGCTTCAGCCATCCCGTCGTCGCCCGACAGAATGCCTTCCCGGAGGCTATAGAGTGCGTCCAGCAGAAGCCAGCCACCGCCGCCGACTCCGACCGCGGCGACTGTCGCGTCTCCTTGCGCCCAATAGGCGACCCCACCGGCAGCTACGGCAACGAGACCGAGTACGAGTCGGAAATGGCGTTCATCCAGTCCGGGCAACGGACGCGCGAGTTCGGCGGATTCGCCCACGAGCACGACAGCTGCGACGATGATAGCCTGCGACCAAGTGAAACCGAACACGAGACCGAACAGCGCAATCAGCCCCACGGCGTAGGCGGCACGGCGGACGGGGCTGGTGCCCAGCAGAGAGTCAGTCAGGGACATTATGTGTCAGGAAGGGACCCGATTCTTAAAACAATCGGGCCACGGTTTCATCGTCGGAACCACCAGTGCAAATGTGTCGTTGCTGTCTTCATACTCTACATTTTGCACGGCAACCAGTGACAACATCATCAGGTCGACAACTGTTTCACTGTATCAGGCAAGACTCTCGCTCTCTGTTGGTTTGTGCTTCCCTCGGGGCTGGAGTTTAAATACGATGACGAACGCAACCAAGCGTGTGACTGACCGAAATCCTGAGTACGATCCCGCTGATATCCGCGGCGCAGCGAGTTCCGATCCTGAAACGAGGGGGAACGGACGGGAACGAGTCCTCGAATCCACCAAGTATCCCGACCGTACAGAGGATGATGCTCGCACCTGTAGAACCTGCGGACAGGACATTCCACGGGACGAGCGCCAGTGTCCGTTCTGCGCTCAAACCGGCGTCTCCGAGACTTCGTCCGACGATCAGGATAGCAGCCCACTTGGAGAGTGGACGTTCGGGCGGGTTGTTCTGGCGCTCGTTGAAGCGAACACTGACTTCCATGCACGAGCGCTCGGCGCTGCGGCCTTCTCCGTTTCCGACAGCATCGCGAGCGGCGAAGACACCTCCCATGGAACGGTGAAGTGCCGAGCAGCGTTCGGCACCGAGCCAGCCGCCACTCTCACGCAGGGCTGGCCCGATCTGCCGACCGAAACCACGATCGACGAGGAACCCGCACAGGCGCTCTTGGAGACAGCCGACGAACAGACCAACTGGGACGGAGATGGAGACGACGTCCAGCCACGGATCTATCTCGAGGACGGGTCGCCAGTCACCGACCGCTCAGAGTTCCAGCAGATTCTGACCGAGTTCCGAGAGGATGATGGGATGTACTGGCTTGTTCCCGGCGTCGTGCAGCGCCATCAGGCAAGAGCCGAACCGGAGATAATCGGTATCGGGTTCCACTGTCGGCAGTGTGGCGCCGTGACGGGACACGAATCGCACGGACTCGATGGCTTCGAGTGTCACCCACATCTTGACCGGCTGATCTGGACCTGCAGGGAGTGT
This DNA window, taken from Haloarcula taiwanensis, encodes the following:
- a CDS encoding integrase is translated as MDRLPPAYDATPGGDALEVAIEKRLVDIDSGRYQTNVASVLRKFAAWSRDQHGISSPKDIDDDLCRQYARDLARADDRDDISPETARRYFAYVRSFLTWAVYEGLIPTNPAKTNHAEGPLPTDETETDQQYWTARDRDAICATATARVDEAGESDDIDRTAAYRDQALVFLLAYSGARSAELVAVSDDEERNGLRWRHVDLEAGTMQVFGKNRTRESAPILDDALRPLRRWKQLREPDENEAVFPRLDNAAKALDPTPSITTQSARNILADLCEWADYEFEEPLKPHGARRGLGREIYRENPQLAQDVLRHKSIETTHEGYAQEAAKRTRDEANDIISDTERLL
- a CDS encoding chromosome partitioning protein ParA; the encoded protein is MLSYTVYSEAGGVGKTSLTANLAVAHARAGLDVLTIPLDPQDGDLSRLLGVDDDRADSSADNLVRHMVNSPRGPFEDLICTADGVDVVPEHNMLSDLSDHLSREQDKAEDLGDAYNIYAQLQRVLRDAGVADKYDILICDPPATESDHLYNAIYATRNLVIPVEPSWKGQASVEGLAELASNFADQLNIDVGVLGAVPNGVKNTSDQREMLDDIEFATPETIGDRTSLMEGCWKQQCSAFRYVQEHRDRRRDYEVETLAQFDRLARFFEAEAGVDAPSPPEPGALEETA
- a CDS encoding cell division control protein Cdc6, with protein sequence MFEQREILQIDYVPSEKRIVGRDEQIEKVAEEIGPIVVGKPPNSIIIYGKTGCGKSLVAKHVSKIAREEAENRDVKLATGYINCQQAKGNSDALSKYGRAINPPESGVKFPARGISENEYFERVWSVLNEFYDAAIIVLDEVDKLNNDDLLMALSRAGEDGSVDVPIGVIAVSNKINYRDKMSERTKSSFGHNEFIFEPYDAEQIREILQNRTDAFVDGVLEEGVIPRAAALSAKEHGDARKAMRLLRYAGDQANKENAERVKESHLSDARASAESDRLLELISGLPPHSKHVLVALANLSQNHPDREWFRTMRIREMYLNICDQSGADPLSTERTRQLLNELCFLEIAGSRRGTGEGKGHYSQYTLLWDADIVLTLET